The nucleotide sequence TGGTCGTGACTAACTCTTTATTTCTCAATACAGTGAGTTACTGAGACAAAGTGGGCTGATGAATATCAAGACACTCCTCTAGCTCACTTACACACATTTCACCTTGACTAATCTGGCATAACAACATCATCCGATCTCTATTCGACAGCACTTTCGTCAAGCGGCAGGCATCTTCGGCTGATGAGTGCAGCATTTTCAGATTCAAGGTGGCCTCAAGGACTGACATAGTGGACACCCTTAATTCAGTGGCACACCAACCAATGGACGACCTTCCAAAGTCCACAGGTATAAAGATCCGTCATATAACTTGGTGGATTTATTACCCACTAACTCTGACATCACAAACCAACCGCCAGAGGCTAAGTGACCAGTATTGCAATAGGCAATGGTTGGACCCTTGCTACTTAAACCATTGGCTGCAAGCAATGCGTCATAAGTCTTCTTTTGCCAAAAATACAATGCACCATTGCTTGGCCTAGCCAATAACTCAGGAGCTAATTCTTTGGAGCCCGCAATATGGCCAAAGGTTAAGACATCAGGACGTTTTGCAAGTCCTAAGTATTGAGCAGGCTGACGAGCATCCAATAACTGTGGCTTGCCACTTTTTGATGCTGCAGCTACTTCATTAGAACTCGCGATTAGTTCCTTACGCTCTGCTTTTGCAACCCAATTTCCTGTGGCCTTTGGAGAATTGGCAATTGTAAATTCACGACCCTCACTTAACCATCCTGCAATACCGCCATCCAATACCGCTACTTGATCCTCGCCATACACCTTGAATGACCAATAAGTTCGCAATGCTTCATCTATATCAGACATATCTTGTCCAATAGGAACGAGGACGATTGGTTTATCGGAATTAATTCCCAGAGATTGAACCAACTTCTCAAAATCTGCTTTTTCAGGAATCAGATGCTTAATCTTCTTGCCATCCACTAAACGCTCCACACGTACTTTCTTAAAGTCTAGGAGCGTTGAATTAGCAATATGGCCACCAACCTCTACGAGGAATTTCTTACCAGTTTTTTTATCTGTATCAAACTCCGGGCTTCTGAGGTAACTCGCTAAATCTGTTCTAACTTCAATGACTTGAACCTCAGACATATTGTTTGCCAACCAGTCGGCGCTAACAACCGGACCAGGTAAGGTAATTGCCTGGGCTAAGCTTACTAAGCTTATTATAACGAAGGCTAAAAGCCATTGAATCTTTTTCATTTCCACTCCTCTAGGAATTGACAACTAACAAATGGTCTGAGATACGTTCCATCAGATCAATTTTGCATTCGGTTAATACATGATGTTCTTTTGAATTTAGGACAAGCTCTCGATTACCCTGCTGTGCTACTAGCCGTGCAATCTTTTGATCGCGCTCCGAAATCAATCCTTCAATCTCTTTAGCAAATAATTGGATCAAAGCGCCGATCCACTTAGTCACTAGAGCCATGCGACCTTTTGTGACCATTTCAAATCCCTGAATGGACTTCACCACCATTGTTGAATCTGCTATCTCCTCACCTGTCACCCACTGGTTCGTAGTAAACAGACGAGTTGGCAATCCCTTTTGGTTTAATGCAATCCCAATCAGATGATGAAAGCCTTTTGCATTACGCTTAATCACATGAAAATGACCGTGCTCCCCATTAGGCATTTCATCAGCAGAATGTGCGTGGTAATAAAACTCATAACCACTCACTTCATCTACCAAGTCATTAGCGGGGTAATGTTGCCATTCAACAAATACCTTGGCACCGCATATAGCAGCCTCACTTAAAGTACGCCCAGACTCCGCGTACTTCATTTGAATGCTTGCCAGCTCTTGAGCGGCCAACCAAAGATTAGATTGAATCAGCATTTTTAAAATTACTCTGCAGCTTTACGTTTTTTAGGGCCGCAAGGATTTGCAGGACCACATGGGTTAGCTGCTTTTTTCTTCGCAGGACCGCATGGGTTAGCCGCCTCTTTTTTTGGTCCGCAAGGATTTTTTTGCTCAGCACCTGCTGGTGTTGTCGGTGCGTCAGCAGAGTGTGCTAGCGGAGCTGCCGCTAAACCAGCCAAGGCAATTGCTAATGCTGCTACGGTAGTTTTTTTAGACATATATTTCCTTTTGAAAAATTAAACTTGAGAACTCACAGGGCCTTTGGATTTGCTTTCCATCCAAGACCCCAATACAAATACACCAACTGCTGCAATGACCATGCCAATATCGATCGATAAATCTGAGATATTGAAAGCCTCTGGTAAAGCGTCAGCTTTTGCGTATTCACCTAAAGTAGTTAAGAATTCAATATTGGGATAAATGCCCGCAAACAATACTGTGCCAAGCATTAAGCCAACCAAGAATATCGCCGCATCAATACGCCCAGACATCAAGCCCACTACTGATGTACCTGGGCAATATCCACCAATCGCAAATCCAGCACCGACTAAAGCCCCACCCAATGCTGCAGCACCCAAAAATGCTGGCGGTACAAATAAGCTACCCGCATCTACTAGTCCAACATTTTCTAGAATTAATAGACCTACTGCAGCAAACACAATGGCTGTGAACATCACTTTAAATACAGACCAGTCTGTTAAACGGAACTGCCCGGTTAATTTATTAGGGTTACCAAATCCAGCACGTTCTAATACAAACCCAAAGCCTGCACCCAAAAGAAGGCCCGATAGAATTTCACTCATCTTATTTCTCCTCTTTCAAGAATCGACTGGCTATTAAGCCTGCTGCAAAGAATGTCCCCAAAAAGGTGAATCCCGCCAAACTCAGTACCGCTGCCCCAGACAAACCAAGACCGCTAGTGCAGC is from Polynucleobacter sp. MG-Unter2-18 and encodes:
- a CDS encoding YeeE/YedE thiosulfate transporter family protein, coding for MSEILSGLLLGAGFGFVLERAGFGNPNKLTGQFRLTDWSVFKVMFTAIVFAAVGLLILENVGLVDAGSLFVPPAFLGAAALGGALVGAGFAIGGYCPGTSVVGLMSGRIDAAIFLVGLMLGTVLFAGIYPNIEFLTTLGEYAKADALPEAFNISDLSIDIGMVIAAVGVFVLGSWMESKSKGPVSSQV
- a CDS encoding sulfurtransferase, whose translation is MKKIQWLLAFVIISLVSLAQAITLPGPVVSADWLANNMSEVQVIEVRTDLASYLRSPEFDTDKKTGKKFLVEVGGHIANSTLLDFKKVRVERLVDGKKIKHLIPEKADFEKLVQSLGINSDKPIVLVPIGQDMSDIDEALRTYWSFKVYGEDQVAVLDGGIAGWLSEGREFTIANSPKATGNWVAKAERKELIASSNEVAAASKSGKPQLLDARQPAQYLGLAKRPDVLTFGHIAGSKELAPELLARPSNGALYFWQKKTYDALLAANGLSSKGPTIAYCNTGHLASGGWFVMSELVGNKSTKLYDGSLYLWTLEGRPLVGVPLN